The genomic DNA GGAGTGCCGTTGGAGCCCTCTGTGCCAGCCGTGGGTCTCCGAGTGGCTAACGCGCACAATGAGTGAGGTCCCGCATTCGGAGGCGACCTTACATAACAGCAGTGATCGCTACATCTATTTACTTTTCTTGTCTGGCTTTCCATCTGTAAATCACGCGCCATCATAATCACAGGCATGGGGCAAAGCCCGATCATAAATCACAAATGTTATTTCTTCCTAAAGGGTTGCTGGGTATAAACCGGCGTTAAACTGTCACCCGGATCGGTGGCATTGAAGGACCTTCAAGGTCTTGACTGTGGAAGGCCTGCATGAGAGGGAGTTTCCTGCCATGAAGTCaacaaatgaccaaaacaaaaggTCTTGTGTTCCCCTGAGGCACACTGAGAAGAAGAAGGTCAGCACCCAGAACTACCACAAAGCTTAACCTAATTAAGTTTCGTTTCGGGTTCGAGTCATTGCAGATGGGTCAACTGGCTCTTGATGACGTTGTGTCAAGTTTACAAGGCCTAACCCGAACCCCTGCTGGGGTATGATGCTTTATATTTAGCACAAATAAGCatgaataaagcattttttttcctttttatgaggtaccataaattttattttgcaaaaaaaaaaaaaaaaaaaagagagagagaaggctTAAGTGTGGCGGTTCTGTGGTTCCATCAGGCCAACACAAAGCCTTTGTATTCACACTGTTTGCCATgggaaaatatctgaaacaaatAAGTTGCCTGGTCGGCACCCATCAGCGCAAAAAACACTTCTAAAAGCTGTGGATTGTGCATTGAGGGTGTGGTGCAGCTCTAAAGGAACTTCTTGTTTATCCCCGCTGCGTCTGAAAATGAGAAAGGAactattttctttccaaaatggAAGGCAAATAAACAAGTATTCATGAGCAGACAATGAGGGCAGGCGGGTGTGCTGCTGCGAGCTCAAAGTGGTGTAAGAAGGAGAGGAGGCGATTATCATCAAGATCACTGGCAGGGCTTTTTGTAACCAATACTGGTGATGTTAAAGGTGAATAGGAAGAATTTAGagctttttaaatgaatcatCACATTTTTGCAAGGCTTTTGAAGTAAACATGTATTTTCACTTAGAATACCTAGCAGAAATATTTATACCTcttgaatacatttaaattctCTACCATTACAACCCCAAATTCTCATTTACTGGGAAATTATATGATAGataaacacaaagcaatgcaagcaaaatgcaagaaattatttacagttttcaaaatttattttacaaactaaaaaaagaggGAAGATGCTACAGCTACGCATTATGCCTCCCAGTGTCAAAACTTTGGGGAACCAGCTTTCAAAGCAATTACAACAATCTTGCTActggtttttaatttgatttaggtCTGCACCTTGACTAGGCCATTCGCATTTATGAATATGCTTTGGTTTGCCAGCCACTCCTTACCACACAGCCTTACTtgaccaattttttttaatcatgtgaTTGAAATGTGGTGTCCCGTAGGCACAATACGATTGGTTGCAGTATtaattgttttatgtcttttagaGTAGAAGTCTTTCATATCGCTTATTACTGGGTTGTTTTACCCAGTAATGTGCACGTCCTTTCCATGTCCTCTACATGGCCTCTACGTGGCCTGctgaaaactgtaaatgagATTTATTTTGGTGCTCTTACAACAAATGTATTATCCAAATTTATGGAGCCCACTACAAACAGTTTTCGTCTTGACAAATTCTTGCACCTCAGCCATGGATTGCAGCAGGTTCCCAGAGTTACCATGGACATCTTGGCTAATTCTCcaattaatgctctccttgcccGATCTGTCAGTTCAGTCGGGCAAACTAAACTGCTAAACGACATGCAAATAATGAGCATGTTTTTTTAGCAGTTGCCTCACACTGGATACCGCAATCCTCTATGAGATGTTTGAAGTTTGGGATTATTGTTTTATAGCTtaatcctgctttaaacttctccttAACTATTCCCTtttctttgtgatgctgtttgttctctcaTCTTCTCTAACAAACATAATAGCTGAATTTATACTTAAATAAAATTGCGCAATTACAATTGTATAATTGTAATTGCCTTCAGAGGTCTATGGCCTCTGAAACCAATAGAccacactggattttatttagtggtattTAAGTAATCAAGGCTGAATTTATATGCCACACTTtcctggtttattttattttatttttttgtaccaaaaataaaatgctgataGGTATGTGCCATCTTCTTTCCTATTCACAGTTCTGCACCAATTAATCAAAATAGAAAggactgatatttttttttttatctgtgacaGCTACACATAAGGCTGTGCCTTTGTATAACCGTGTGGCCTCCATCCCTGCTAAATGCTTTCTGGAAGAGAACAAAGTACTGCAGCATGGCATGTGAAGACAAGCATGTTTGTGATTATGTTGCATCGTCCAGTCACAACGccattttcagcaacatttgtaaatatttcagaaacaaatacAATAGTGCTTAAATAGTGTTCTTTATTTATGCCTTCtttatctcagtttttttttttcttcgtcttCTTCTGTGTCATTTTTTCTGTGAGCTGCGGAGAAATGAGTTCGGCACCCAAAATTAATACGGGCAATATTTTTCAATTACTTGCATATACCGTTACAGCACTTTCCACACTTTTAGTTATTAGGGCCATATGATATGTGACGAAACGGACTCTGTGAGGACTTCAGTGATGTCACTAATGCCGTTTCATGTCCAACGCGGTACAAACGGGGAGACGGCGTTTGACTCTCACTCCGTCAAATGATTGGACGAGGAAAATTTACGTAATTGTTTAACGAAAGCGGAAGTGTTTGCTGCTGTAGGCATGGGACAATGAATCCTGCAGGCTTCTGTGTTTCTTTCGCGAGTAGGTTTATAAAGTACTTCTGAAAACACAGGTAAGTCTATAATAAAAGGGTTTATAGTGCCTCGTATAAAACGCTTCGTAAAGGCCTACTGTATGCTGCAGCTGTATTGTGTTGCTCGACAAAGTATTAACAGCTAGCTACTTAGTGCTAGCTGCACAGGCTGTCACGTTAGCAAACAGAGCAGAGCTttaatcacttcctgttttcgtTATCGGATTTTATTAGGAGCCCCTcagcaatattattgtttataaaatatgaagttttttatgcatttactagttttatttcaaaatgttgtggATTTGCATACCAAGCTAATGGCAAGAATCGAAAATAGAGCTGTTAGACATTCCTCAGTTGTCGTGTAGTTTTAGGTAATTTTAACGTCGCATTTTCGTCGTCCTATTTCCCCCCCCGATAATCACCCGCAGGTACCCCTCTTTCCCCGCTAGAATCACGaagaaggaaaacatggagGTTCCCTGTTATCTTCCCAAATTGCTGTTTGAGCTCAATGAGCAGCGAAAGCGAGACTTCTTCTGCGACTGCAGTATCCTGGTAGAGGGGCGTGTATTCAAAGCCCACCGTAACGTGCTGTTTGCTGGAAGCGGCTATTTCCGGGCTCTTTTGGTTCACTACCTGCAGGTGAGGATTACACTGCTTGTCTGTTTTATATTAGTGCCAAGAATGTGTATACAGCGTTTTTGAGTAAATGCATATGCCAAAATGTCATCTTcaaaattcattaaatatttgaagGAAGATTACAAAttaatcaatgttccagttattattcgTCAAGGCAGCTGTAAGCaggtcagtttttgttttaaaagaagtcagtttttcagcatttttgcaatttcttaaaatctttttttttttcacatgagaGGAGCAAAAAAGTGAATGCTGTTTCTTCATGTTTGATTCTGATTCTAGGGATGCAGAGTAGATTTTAACCATGATCTGAGTGATCTGGAAGCGGCTATTTCCGTATTGTTATAACAACAATTACAGATCTTGtatgtattttggtgctaacccattcagtgatttatgaaATCAGTGTTTGGgtgttttaaagtcttttatcTGAGTTACAGAGAGCTAGTGGAAGGACTTTACAACTGAAACAAAGCTGTTACACAAAATCATTAATTTTAACTGATGTTTTAGAACAGTTCAAAGCCATGTTCTATTATAGTGTTTGCAAATTTCTAGTTTTAAACTTGGGAATGACTTTTCAGGACAGCGGACAGCGCTACAGCACAGCGTCGCTGGACATCGTAACAGCCGACGCTTTCTCTGTCATCCTCGACTTCCTGTATTCTGGCCGCTTGGCTCTTAACAGCAACAACGTGATTGAGGTGATGTCAGCGGCTAGCTATCTGCAAATGACAGAGCTTGTGAACTTCTGTAAAGAGTACATCCACTCATCTTTGGAGATTTGCAACAAGGATAAGGAGAGGAACACGAAGAAAGAGAACCAGAAGGACAATGAAGCAACTGGACCCGCGGACAGTGGAACTCCTTCTGCAACTGTTGCTGGGGGCACAGGTATTACAGGGACAAGTTCAGAGGCTGCAGAAGTAGATGGGGGGTCGGGTTTAGGTCCCGAGGAAGGTACTTCAACAAGTACCCCCTTGTCTACTGCAGTTGCCACCCCAGTGGGCTCCAGTAGAAACATCGACAGCGCTTACTCCTCTAGGGAGGGGTTTCCACCTCGGGGGGAAGACCAAAAGGGTCACATGGATCAGACTaatctctcttcctcctcatcttctGCTTTGACCCCAGAGTTAGTGAACCCTAAAATAGAGTATGATCCTGATGAGGAACTCGCAGAGTCCCCTGACACCAAAGACCTTGCGCCATATCCTGGGTCCTCTCTGCATGGCACACACCATAGCAGGCTACTTCTTCAAAGTCCCTCAGCCTCCAATGAGCGGTCCCCTTTAGGATACAGCCCTTCATTTAACACCCGACAGTTGATGGAGATTCTGTCCAGAGGTGAAGGCCCCCGAGGCCCCAGTCCTGTAGGGGACCGAGTAGGTCAGCGCTTCAACCAAGGACTTGGCAGCAGCGCAGGAAGTAGCAGAATGGATGAAAGTTTGGGCTTTGTTGGGTCATCTATTATGGAGATCCAGTCTGATTGGCTCGGAGAGGACACAGGTAATTACCTGTCAGTTTTAACTGTCAATGAATGAGGTAGAATAACCTAAGACCAGGTTAAATACAGTAAATCCGAAAACAGAATACCTGTATGTATTTGTATGTATTCAGTTGTTGTCTTTCTCCCCCTGCAGGCGATGGCTTGGTAGTGCCAGTAAAACTCCACAAGTGCCCTTTCTGTCCATACACTGCCAAACAGAAAGGAATCATGAAGAGACACATCCGCTGCCACACCGGAGAGAGGCCCTTCCCCTGTCCCATGTGTGGCAAGCGGTTCACACGACAGGAGCATCTCCGGACCCACGCCCTTAGTGTAAGTGAAGTGTGGCCatcgtgttttgttttttatgtatccCATTTTCTTAGTACGACTTGTCCTACAATGATCTTCAgtaatcattttaatgtttgttttttattattatttttttaaatataaagcatCTCACAAATGTGAATACTCAACACACTCAACTTTTTTTGGTCGATCATGGTGAGGCCTGTACAACTGTCATAGGGTCTTGGTTTTGTGAATGACTGTGGCTGAATGAAGTAATTCTGCTTAAAATGATTACTACAAACTTATGAGCCCAGCAATACCAATCCACCATGTATGCTCCTCTATGTATGTTTGAGTGCTCCTGTTCCTTATAAACTCTAATCCAAGTCAAAACAATACCCACTGTGTCTGTCCATAGGTTCACAGGCACTACTGGCCAGTATCATGCAAGAGCTGCAGGCGAACGTTCACAGGGTCAAACGTCTCCCCGGGATTGAGGCGCTTCGGCATCTGCGACAGCTGCAACTGCGTGACCACCACTCATGAAGATTCTGCGCCCGTTGACCCATCCAGCCAGCCAGATCCCATGGTGCGTGCGGATGGGACCACAGACTGGTCAAACTTTATGGACGATGTGGACGAGGTGGAGGTTGGCAGAGTGGAGGACTTAGTGGAGAAACAGATCCTGGAAAGACAGCTTGCTGAATGCTCTGATGTCAATCATACACTGTGAATTTTAACATCAAATAGTAATAAAACAGGGCCTCGTTGCACTTACTATTACTGcaaggttatttatttattcactcatTTGTGTCCTGAATTTCCGGTCCAAAGTTGCCTGTCATTGTGTGTCAGTGATTAGTTAGTAGCAGGAAACCTATCTGCAATTTGTGATATCATGTGTAGATGTAACTTTAAATTTCAAACGTCTACAGTGCCAacaaaaagtattcacagtCGTTCACTTTTTCAGAACCTTCTGGAACTTGAGTaattaaacatgattttaaatgGAGATAGAATGTGCGCCTGTGTCTTTAAGAAACACAACCAAGCAAAGAAGTCAAATGACTTCTCTATAGACCTCAGAGATCGGATTGTGTCAAATAACAAATCTGTGAGCATCACTAGCTTTGAAAAGAAGATAAGgtcattcaataaaatattaagtcttggtgtgaatatttatgaaacaatGGATTAATAAGATTATGGCATAATcgacaaaaggggaaaaaactgtTCTGAAAAGCAGTTTCTGCCTTGTCATTATGGAGATTTGTTTGGAGCTTGTTAGGAAATGAAAATTTCACAAGTCTTGTTTAAAATACAGcatatgaatgttttttgtttgcattgtaCTTGGAAGTaaagaaatttacatttatctGAGTTGCTGTACGAAGAAATTAAGATTTTGTACTCATCCAGCAGGATCGGGATTAAGACAGTAATTgtgaattcaaataaataattgtctCCAACATCTGGTGCCTCCGTTTATGTGTTCGTGAAACGTGACTTATAAATGACTAACTTAAATTGTTTACAGGAATGGCAGCCATGTGTGTAAAGAAGTGACTGAATAAATTACCTGTATAAGCTAAAGCATGGCAGATTTCCATGTGTACTGTACTATAAAACTGGTGACAGTGATCGATAAGCATTTCTCCGTCTGTATTTTGTATGTCGACTGCATAAGATTGCAaggctgccatctagtggctaaaatctcatttttaaagtaaatacagGTGTCTTAAGCAtggagacaaaagaattaaaatcgAAAACGTGCTTTAATATTGCAGTAGATCAATAACGAGTGGTTTGATTATTTGATCTGagaacaatgaaaaaataagccgataaataaaaaacagagaaatataaaTGCGAGTTAAAGTTACATTGTTGGCATTAAAAATgccttttggtttttaaatcttctgaTTCGAGTCAAAGATTACATCTAGATATAATTTTTATGTCCAACTTTTAACACCTTGCAGTTCTGCAAAACGAGTCAATCATGTGATGCTCCACGTGAGTCCAGTCATGTGACGAGGAAACAACTCAAAATAGCA from Gambusia affinis linkage group LG14, SWU_Gaff_1.0, whole genome shotgun sequence includes the following:
- the zbtb8b gene encoding zinc finger and BTB domain-containing protein 8B, with product MEVPCYLPKLLFELNEQRKRDFFCDCSILVEGRVFKAHRNVLFAGSGYFRALLVHYLQDSGQRYSTASLDIVTADAFSVILDFLYSGRLALNSNNVIEVMSAASYLQMTELVNFCKEYIHSSLEICNKDKERNTKKENQKDNEATGPADSGTPSATVAGGTGITGTSSEAAEVDGGSGLGPEEGTSTSTPLSTAVATPVGSSRNIDSAYSSREGFPPRGEDQKGHMDQTNLSSSSSSALTPELVNPKIEYDPDEELAESPDTKDLAPYPGSSLHGTHHSRLLLQSPSASNERSPLGYSPSFNTRQLMEILSRGEGPRGPSPVGDRVGQRFNQGLGSSAGSSRMDESLGFVGSSIMEIQSDWLGEDTGDGLVVPVKLHKCPFCPYTAKQKGIMKRHIRCHTGERPFPCPMCGKRFTRQEHLRTHALSVHRHYWPVSCKSCRRTFTGSNVSPGLRRFGICDSCNCVTTTHEDSAPVDPSSQPDPMVRADGTTDWSNFMDDVDEVEVGRVEDLVEKQILERQLAECSDVNHTL